A region from the Drosophila takahashii strain IR98-3 E-12201 chromosome 2L, DtakHiC1v2, whole genome shotgun sequence genome encodes:
- the Ugt37B1 gene encoding UDP-glycosyltransferase UGT5, producing MVGHSNFLALHIVALVAGAHAANILGLFASLSPSHLVIQMSMARILAERGHNVTVVTVLKPPLLHKDITHILVPLEEHDLQAFSSVVAGLTKTDNSNAYTSMFRTVRQMSEAFSKMGSVMKHDVVRNLYEHSDNRFDLVIVGYFMNSFQLALAHKLKVPLVVALSNPPSFLGDILGNPYEVSYVPAMHLTTEHGNPMSFGKRLINLLGSLGQRLFMFVIEYRNARTYRDIYGDDPTLPSYGDLNKNISLVFFASHGISEGPIRPNVPAVIEVGGIQVKDEPDTLPQNMEEFLKDAPHGAILLSLGSNLKKDHLKSDTVQKMFNVVSKLKQKVIWKWDDLENTPGKSENTLYSKWVPQDDILAHPNITLFITHAGKGGVTEAQYHGKPMLALPVFGDQPSNADIMVKQGFGLKQSLLTLEEDSFLRGIQEVLKNPKYSEAVKSFSTLYRDRPISARQTLIYWMEYVIRYRGAPHLQSPLVHMNYIEANNLDVYALVLGVTAAICSIIHFVFRLIFKRLNAL from the exons ATGGTTGGACATTCCAATTTCCTAGCCCTCCACATTGTGGCTTTGGTTGCCGGAGCCCATGCGGCTAACATTCTGGGTTTATTTGCCAGCCTGAGTCCTTCGCATTTAGTAATTCAGATGTCGATGGCCCGCATTCTGGCAGAGAGAGGACACAACGTCACTGTTGTGACTGTCTTAAAACCTCCGTTGCTACACAAGGATATTACACATATCCTTGTGCcactagaagagcatgacctTCAAGCCTTCAGTTCTGTTGTTGCCGGCTTAACTAAAACGGACAACAGCAACGCCTACACATCTATGTTTCGAACGGTGCGACAAATGAGCGAGGCGTTCTCCAAAATGGGAAGCGTAATGAAGCATGATGTGGTCAGAAATCTCTATGAGCACTCGGACAACCGGTTCGATCTGGTCATCGTGGGCTACTTCATGAACAGTTTCCAACTAGCCTTAGCCCATAAACTAAAGGTTCCTCTAGTGGTTGCCCTCTCAAACCCACCTTCGTTCTTGGGCGACATTCTGGGAAACCCCTATGAAGTCTCATACGTGCCAGCAATGCATTTGACTACCGAACATGGCAATCCCATGAGCTTTGGAAAGCGCCTGATCAACCTTTTGGGAAGCTTGGGACAGCGGTTGTTCATGTTTGTTATTGAGTATCGAAATGCAAGGACGTACAG GGACATCTATGGAGACGATCCTACTCTGCCCAGCTACGGGGACTTGaacaaaaacatttcactAGTCTTTTTCGCATCTCACGGCATAAGCGAGGGACCTATTAGGCCCAACGTGCCGGCTGTAATCGAGGTCGGAGGAATACAAGTCAAGGATGAACCAGATACTCTTCCCCAAAATATGGAAGAATTCCTAAAAGATGCTCCACACGGAGCTATACTTCTCAGCTTAGGATCAAATCTTAAAAAAGATCACCTTAAGTCCGACACGGtgcagaaaatgtttaatgtcGTCTCAAAGCTGAAGCAAAAGGTGATATGGAAGTGGGATGACCTGGAAAACACACCGGGAAAGTCGGAAAACACACTCTACTCAAAGTGGGTGCCCCAGGACGACATCCTAGCACATCCGAACATCACGCTGTTCATTACCCACGCGGGAAAGGGAGGGGTAACCGAGGCGCAGTACCACGGTAAGCCCATGCTGGCCTTACCCGTTTTCGGAGACCAGCCCTCTAATGCCGATATTATGGTAAAACAGGGTTTCGGTTTGAAGCAAAGTCTCCTCACCCTGGAAGAAGACAGCTTCCTTCGAGGCATTCAGGAGGTACTAAAGAATCCGAAGTATTCCGAAGCAGTAAAGTCGTTCTCCACTCTCTATCGTGATCGTCCGATAAGTGCACGACAGACGCTTATCTACTGGATGGAATATGTGATCCGCTACCGTGGAGCCCCGCACCTTCAGAGTCCCCTGGTGCACATGAACTACATAGAAGCCAATAACCTTGATGTTTACGCCTTAGTTCTGGGAGTTACTGCTGCCATCTGCTCCATCATTCACTTCGTGtttcgtttaatttttaaaagacttAATGCTCTTTAA